TTCGGGCGGGTCAAGCGCTCGATCGAAGCGGCAGAGGCCGACGCCGCCAGCGCAACCGCCGACTATCAGGCGCTGCTCCTGCTCCTGCAGTCGGATCTGGCGCGCAGTTACTTTTCGCTCCGCGAGCTTGATACCGAAATTTCTCTCCTGCAGCGGACCCTGAAGCTCCGCAACGAATCACTGAAGATGATTCAGAGCCAGTTTGATCATGGTCTTATCGGACAGCTCGACCTGTTGCGCGCCCAGACCGAACTCGCTGCTACTGACGCCGAAGCCATCGGCCTGCAGAGACAGCGCGACCAACTCGAAAACGGCATCGCCCTGCTGGTCGGGCAGTCCCCCTCCAACTTCACTCTGACCGCAGCCCCCCTGAAACTGAATATCCCCGCAGTAACACCCGGGCTCCCCTCCAGCCTGCTGGAACGGCGTCCCGACGTGGCCGCCGCCGAACGCCAGATGGCGGCCGCCTCGGCGCGCATCGGCGTGGCGAAAACCGCCTTCTTCCCGGCCATCAGCCTGACCGGCAGCGCCGGTTTCGGCAGCACCCAGATCAGCAACCTTTTCAGCCTGGACAATCGCAGCTGGGGGCTGGGACCGGCCATCTCGCTGCCGATATTTGATGGCGGGCGCAACAGCGCCAATCTTGAGCGCGCCAGAGCCGCCTACGAGGAAGCGATCGCCAACTACCGTCAGCAGGTGCTGGTGGCTTTTGGCGAAGTGGAAGACGGATTGAACGGCCTGCAGAGTCTGGCGCAGCAGGCACAGGCCCTCCAGCGCTCGGTCGATGCCGCAACCCAGGCCTGGCAGATCTCGGAGAAACGCTACAACGCCGGGCTGGTCAGCTATCTGGAGGTCATCGATGCCCAGCGCAGCGCCCTGCAGTCTGAACGCCTGCTCAATCAGAACCGCGGCCTGCAAATGACCACCAGTGTACTGCTGGTCAAGGCCCTGGGCGGTGGCTGGTAATACGCGTTCGCAGCCGAAAGGTTGTTCCTTCTTGCCGAGATTCTGCCCCGAACTTAGG
Above is a genomic segment from Geopsychrobacter electrodiphilus DSM 16401 containing:
- a CDS encoding efflux transporter outer membrane subunit, which produces MLKMSSRSILIPLLLLFLGGCALGPNYQKPAALVPIHYKNDAPWKTATPSDQLEKGNWWEIYADDSLNGLEQQANAANQTLKAAYARLTQAQAAAGISKADRVPRLDLNASANRSRTPGAFSSTGSGVVGNQFRLPLTLGYEIDLFGRVKRSIEAAEADAASATADYQALLLLLQSDLARSYFSLRELDTEISLLQRTLKLRNESLKMIQSQFDHGLIGQLDLLRAQTELAATDAEAIGLQRQRDQLENGIALLVGQSPSNFTLTAAPLKLNIPAVTPGLPSSLLERRPDVAAAERQMAAASARIGVAKTAFFPAISLTGSAGFGSTQISNLFSLDNRSWGLGPAISLPIFDGGRNSANLERARAAYEEAIANYRQQVLVAFGEVEDGLNGLQSLAQQAQALQRSVDAATQAWQISEKRYNAGLVSYLEVIDAQRSALQSERLLNQNRGLQMTTSVLLVKALGGGW